The genomic region TGTACTTCCCTGAACAGCAGAATTCCTAGTCTTCAAATTTTGTAGAATTTGACTTATCTGCAAAGGCAGATATTCCTTTATTGCTGCTGTAAATCAGAGCAATGGTACTGAATTCTATGACAAAGAGAACAATAACACATTGTTTTTTTATGGTAGTAACATATAATGCTGACCTATCATTGATAATTTATGTAATGTTAAAGATATGGTAGATTGCCTATTTTCTGGTTTTGTGCTGCATATATAGTTTGATTAGCAGTctgatatttttacttttttcacttgaaTGTGGATTTCATGCAGGTGCTGCAGTGGACTGAGTCACAGACATGGCATATGGGTACCTAAAACTAAGGGAAACATtagtttttttaatcatttagtTATAAGTGTCCTGCAAATGACTAAGTGCCCATTATTATGCTTGAATTACTTAAGAGTGGAGCATAAATGGAGAAATGGATAATGTGTGCAAACAGTCTCACATTACTTATCACTAGCCAATTTTAAGTAGGCCTACCGCAGTCATTGGTTTAggcatcaattttttttcttttctgagtaCTGTAATCATTGGTTTAAGCATcagtgattttctttctttctttagtgaaATGTATGTATCTTTAATATGAAAAGGTCTGTTAGTTGGATTAGTTGAAAAGGTTATCACAgtcttctttttattatgaatgaaaatgcattTATGTTGGGAAATGTATTAGTTTGCAACAAAATAAGATTGATGACCATCATTTTTCCTTGTgttgaggatgatagtaatatcacTCTGTACAAAAAAATGTggttaaaaaccttttttttcaaataattttcatttacattttgttAATTTCTTTCTAGACAAGAAATACAGTGTGATTCACTTCACGGGCTACCTGAAATCCTGGGCTCCCACCAAAGACCCCTTGGAAGAGGACTCGGAAAGTGACTCCGACTCGTGCAATCTCTCCTGCTTGGTATGAGTTTTGTGTAGTCTTTCTGTCCATTTTCTGtgagttattgttttgttgttttgagtCAAGAGActgttagattttttctttcttttttcctttccattttttgtgaatatttacataatataagtCCCTGTTTTGATATGTGATTGACTTACTTTGAATtgaacaaagatgataacaaaaatgataaagaaatttaattagataatgataacagtaaaaaaagaaaaagaaaggaagttgaGTTTATGAAGGTTTTAGTTAGAATATAACACatgttgtctttatcataatcgtgagacaaaaaaagaaaagaaaaaaggagaaatgaaaagagaataagataaagacaaagaaaaagaattttgACTAGTTCATGAAATCTCTGTAGGTTGCAGTTGGCCGTGTTCACCCCCCTCTATTGGCATCTAGTACACGCGAGACATCAAGGCTTGGTCGTGCCGCACCAACAGAACCAATAGAATTCATCTCCAAGCATACTAATGATGGGAAATTCGTCTTTATTGATCAGAAGTATGGCATTGTCTAAGATTTAGTTTTTAATGTGATATATTCATGTAGTATGGATATGCGTACTTTCTTGCAGTAGTTTTAGAGTTTTGCTTTTATCATCAATTAGCACTTATGCCTTTCATTTTCCAGAGCGTCATTACTCTTAGGGTGGCTGCCACAAGAACTCCTCGGGTCAAGTATGTACGAATACTTTCATCAAGACGACATTCCTTTCCTGGCTGAAACTCACCGGGCGACATTGCAGAGTACGGAGAGTTGCAGTACCCAGGTATGTTAACCCCTCAGTGTCATAatcatgtattatgtgtatacgCATCATAACTTGCTCACAGGGCTGGCAGTACACAACATAAATTCTGGCCCCATCATGATAGAGTTAAAGCAGATATGTTATGTTGGGTTTTATGGCTAAAGTATTATATCTGCATTTACATGCCTCATGACATTAACAGTTAATATAGAACAAAATTTTGAACAATTAATTAATCTGCTCTgcatatttttgtaattttttgtcATTGGCCTGTGAAGTTAAAAGCTAAGATCCAAGTGTGACTGTAAATGTTACAGAAATATGCTGATTATGGTTTATAAAGTACATGATTATATAGGAATATGTGTTGAGAAAGAAACTGTTGATAAGAGAATATGAAACCAGATACCCATTTGCCTTGAGTGGATATTGAAGTGCAGAGAAGAGATGAAATTTTAAACAAGAATTATGAAGTTTATCCATTTCGTCATTCTTTGCATTTAAACATTTGCTTTACTtcattacttccttttcctttactgGATAAGTGGGTTTATGAAGTGAATTTGAATAGATAAGAATGCTTTGTGAAATCTAGTTAGAATAGAAACCTAGAGATAGCTGACAGCTTTGATGATCATTTTCCTCCATAGGTATACAGGTTCCGCACCAAGGAAGGGTCCTTCGTAAGATTACAGAGCTCTTGGAGGACCTTCAAGAACCCATGGACCAAAGAGATTGAGTACATCATATCAAAAAATAGTGTCGTAACGTAAGGGACTATTTTTATTGTGTTCATAGTAAAATAAGGTCTGTGAATGAACAAAATTATTTTGGCATATTTCATGACTGTTTACAGGTAAATTTCTAGATTGTGCTGGTAAAGGTAAATTTCTAGATTGTGCTGGTAAACTTTTAGATTTAATGAAGATATATGGGATTTAGATTTAATGAAGATATATGGGATTTTTATTCAACAGATCGGAAGCAGGGCTTGTTGAGAGCACCATGGCGAATGAGTCAGTGTCACAATCGTATAATAGTTTTAATGAGTTCCTGAGTTCTCCAGGTAAGTTTCCATCTATAATAAAAAAGTAGACTAATAAACAATGCACATACCTCCATTTATTAGCCTCTCTTGCATTCCTGAAGGCGATATGCTTGGCAAATATGTAGATGATGTAAAGGTTAGATGTTGTGAACAAACAATTGCCACCCAGACACAAATCACCTGCAAGATGCTTCACCTGTTGGAGGTGCAGGTTCGTCCAACAGCAGCAGCCGGTTGGTGGGTGGTGGGATCCAAGCTGGCAAGATCGGAAGACAAATTGCCGATGAAGTGTTGGACAATCAGAGACGGAATGATTCTGCTTCCAACAGCCCTGTGTCACCCTTTGAAGGCATTCTGGGCTCAGGAGCTTCAGACCGCTCATTTGCTGCACTGCTGCGCTCAGACTTGACAGCTCACAGGGTATGTCTGCCTGGGAAATTTGTCTTGAGGTTCTTATATGTTAGtcctatatatacactttttttggtATCTATACATATTGTTCCATACAGATGGCAAAAATATTCTTTGCTAGAAAGGCTTTACTGTAGAACATTTTAGGTTCACCCAtagattatttatttaaaaaatcagAGGTCAAGGGATTAAAAATCGTTTTGACAGAAAACGGTAGATATGGATAAATTTGGGGTCTTTTTGAGATACTAGATATTGTCAGtagtatttttctattgttttattggtatttataaatttcccttttttcttacaaATTTGAAGATGTATTTTGAGGTAAAATAAAAGGTACTATTACAAAGTAAATTTGAATTGGCTTTCTAGAATGTTTTAATGTCATAACAACTGTGTAAATtgtagaagagagaaaattggCCAGAACAGTGTAGCATCTTGAACTTAAGTTTCACATCCATTGATGGTAATTACCTATATCATAGaattcataaagatgataatgatatgataaagatcCTGAAGAAATGAGAAAGCGGAGTTTGATCTGACAAAGGGTTACAATATACTCAGAACAATGTGAAGAACAATCAGCTGCTGAGCAGCAACACCAGCAATAGCTCAAGTAGTGACACTAGCCGATCTACACAGACTGGTAGCAAGAGTCACCGCAATGCAGCCCAGAGCAGTGAAAGAAGAGGATCCTTCAACCACAATAACAACCATACACAGCCAGGTAAGGTGCAAGCTGCACGCTGGTGACCCGAGTGCTGGTTCATTTGTGTTCTGGAAGGaatggtttattttttatttttatttatttttttttaattgatttagTGGTATTGATGTCATGTAAGGTTTTATGAGAGAGGACTTCTCAGTTACTGCCATTTCCTCAGGTGTGAACTCTCTTCCAGTGTCTAATGAGAATGACCTCATGGACGTGGTAGGCAGCCGTGACATAGAGGCAGATGGCACGAGCGACTCAGACGAGGCGGCCATGGCGGTAATCATGAGCCTCCTGGAAGCAGATGCAGGGCTTGGGGGTCCTGTTgacttctcccacctcccttggCCTCTGCCCTGAGTGCAAAGCAAGTGACTTTTCACTTTTGTGTGACTGCTGTTCGTCTTTTGTGCAGGAACTTCCTGGACACACCAACTATTttactgtatatctctctctctttctctgtctatctatctatctatctatctatctatctatctatctatctatctatctatctattatctatctatatacatacatatatatctatatgtatatatctatatattataaatatctataaacatatatgtatatatacatgatgtatatatacataatgtatatatacataatgtatatatacataatgtatatatacatatgtatgtatacatatatatgcatatatttatacatatatatgcatatatttatacatatatatacatatatttatacatatatatgcatatatttatacatatatatgcatatatttatacatgtatatgcatatatttatacatatatatgcatatatatatacatatgtatgcatatatttatacatatatatgcatatatttatacatatatatgcatatatttatacatatatatgcatatatttatacatatatatgcatatatttatacatatatatgcatatgtttatacatatatatgcatatatttatacatatatatgcatatatttatacatatgtatgcatatatttatacatatatatgcatatatttatacatatatatgcatatatttatacatatatatgcatatatttatacatatatatgcatatatttatacatatatatgcatatatttatacatatatatgcatatatttatacatatatatgcatatatttatacatatatatgcatatatttatatatatgcatatatttatacatatatatgcatatatttatacatatatatgcatatatttatacatatatatgcatatatttatacatatatatgcatatatttatacatatatatgcatatatttatacatatatatgcatatatttatacatatatattcatatatttatacatatatatgcatatatttatacatatatatgcatatatttatacatatatacatatatatacatatatatatacatatatatacatatatatacatatatatatatatatatacatatatatatatatatatacatatatatacatatatatacatatatatacatatatatacatatatatacatatatatacatatatatacatatatatacatatatatatatatatatatatatatatatatatatatacatatatatacatatatacatatatacatatatacatatatacatatatatatatatatatatatatatatatatatacacatatatatatatatatatatatatatacatatatatacatatatatacatatatatatacatatatataaatatatacacatatatacatatatacacatatatacacatatatactcatatatacatatatacatatacatatacatatatacatatatatatatatatatatatatatatatatatatatatatatatatatatatatatatatatatatatatatatatacatatatatatacatatatatatacatatatatatacatatatatatatacatatatatacatatatatacatatatatacatatatatatatatatatatatatatatatatatatatatatatatatatatatatatacatatacatatacatatacatatacatatacatatacatatacatatacatatacatatacatatacatatacatatacatatacatatacatatacatatacatatatatatatatatatatatatatatatatatatatatatatatatatatatatatatatatatatatatatatatatatatatatatatatatatatatatacatacatatatatatatatatacatatatatatatatatatatatatatatatatatatatatatatatatatatatatatatacatatacatacatatgtatagatatgtatatatatatatatatatatatatatatatatatatatatacatatacatatacatatatatatatatatatatatatatatatatatatatatatatatatatatatatatatgtatacatatgtatacatgcgtacatacatacatgcatatataaatatgtatgcacatctaaatcaatatatctatctgtttatctgtttacctatctatctatatttatctgtatgttcgtgtatatatatgtatacatatgtatacatgcgtacatacatacatgcatatataaatatgtatgcacatctaaatcaatatatctatctgtttatttgtttacctatctttctatatgtatgaatttatgataggtatgatatgatgtatgaaatatatgatatatgatatatgatatatgatgaaaatatatatatatatatatatatatatatatatatatatatatatatatatatatatatacatatatatataatatatatataagtatataaaaatatatataagaatatataatatgtaaatatatatcagaatataggaataaatatatatatatatatatatatatatatatatatatatatatatttgtatatatatatttgtatatatatatatatatatatatatatatatatataaatatataaatatataaatatatatatgtatatatatatatatatatatatttatttatatatatttgactatgtatatatatgaatatatatgtatatatatgtatatatatatatatatatatatatatatatatatatatatatatatatatatatatatatatatatatatatatgtaatgtttatatgtacatatattgtgtgtatgtgtgtttgtgtataaatatgtatatacaggtatatatatatgtatatatatatatatatatatatatatatatatgtatatatatatatatatatatatatttatatatatatatatatatgtatatatatatttatatatatgtatatatatgtatatttatatatatgtatatatatatgtatatatatatgtatatttatatatttgtatatatatatatatatgtatctatatatatgtatatatatatgcatatatatttatatgtaagtatatatatgtatatctatatatatgtaggtatatctatctatctatatatgtatatatgtatgtatatatatgtatatatacatatataatgtatatatgtatatgtatatatatatgtatatatatgtatatatatatgtatatatatatgtatatatatatgtatatatatatgtatatttatatatatgtatatatatatctgcatatatatgtatatttatatatatgcatatatatatgtatctatatatgtatatatgtatgtgtttatatatatatatatatatatatatatatatatatatatatatatatatatatatatatatatatatatatatatatatatatatatatatatatatatatatatatatatatatatatatatatatatatatatatatgaagatatttttatatatatatatgtatgtataaatatctatgtatatattatgtatatatatatatgtatatttatatgtgtatatatatgtttatgtatatatatgtgtatagatatatgtttatgtatatatatgtttatgtatatatatgtgtatatatatatatatatatatatatatatatatatatatatatatatataatttttatatatatatatatgtatgtatctatctatctatctatctatatatttatatatatatatatatatatatatatgtgtatatatatatatatatatatatatatatatatatatatatatatatatatatatatatatgtgtgtgtgtgtgtatatatatatatatatatatatatatctatatatatatatatatatatatatttatatatatatatgtgtatatattaatgatgtatatatgtatattcatatatatattatgtatgtatttttatgtatgtatatttatatcttcatatttatatgtataaataggtatatcTAATATTTGTCCCAACTCACCTAACCTGGCAGATTGCATTAGAGGTTTCATTCTCCTTGTGATATAATGCAGGTTTGTGTGAAGCAGCCCTATATGAATTTGTCAATTTTTAGAAGACTTTGTCCCATATGACTTTAGGATGTTGGCACTGCCCGTGGGCCAACATGATTCCTAATGCTGCGATTTTCTAAAGACCAGTTCAGTGCATTATCTCAAGAAGTATCTttaggaataaggagaaaaagatactGTTATGTCCTGCCATGACCACTCAGTGTTGTTGTTAGATGAAGAGTTTTATGCATTCTATCCGTTTGTTTTTGACACCATATGTTATACTATAGAGGGATAGCGCCACAAGGTTTATTAGGGGTTAGAGGGAGCCtaatggaagaagaaaacaggGAGGCTTCAAAAAATagtaaagtagaaagaaaaatttTGAACATATAATATTTTGGCTTTTATACCTTAGTATCTCTGCTTGGGAGAGTAATTTCCATGATGCCTAAGTCCAAATGTTGTGGCTTATCATGTCAAAACTGCCCATCTAAGAATAATTCTATTTGTGATCgtgtcatttttattgatatttgaaTGTAATgagaatttataatatatatgttttaagagAAGGGTATTTAAGGCTTGTTCTAAAAGGCCTACATATAGTTAGCCAGTGATTTACCTGAAAAAAAGCTCCTATGATGATAGTCTTCACAAATACCCTTCAGATATGAAGGATTAcactatgattactgttattatagtgATATTTAGACAAGTAAAGATGTCATGACATTTTTAGCAATGTCCAACCAATTTGGAAATCAATATGAATGTGGCATCTCTGCTCAGCCAGAACAACTGCTGGCCTTTTCCTTAGGTTTTGGAATTGAGAGTCCATGTTTATCATGTGTACTGCAATGTGTGGGATAGGAGATTGTCAGTTGCGCACTACTGTTTCTTTCTCCAATGACTTTCATTACTTaactatcatatatacatatttatatatgtcctaAAGTATATTGTTATAAAATATAGATCAActaacagtttatatatatacataacgtgtTGTGTATCAGATGCGAGTCTGGGTGAAGGAGCAGCTTGGTGAGTGTGATTCATCGTAGACTTACTTTCTTACTCACACAGCAGAAGCAGCCAAGTTGACTCTACTCTGGTCACTCATAGTTCATCATGATGCAGACCTTTTAAGAAAGAGAACTGTGTAGACAGCATTGTTCTGACCCATATTTTTGTATTAGACCTTCCTACGAGATATTTTTTAGGAATTGTGCCTCATTCTTATGTAGGAATGTTGAAATATTGAAGACCTGGTTTTACATAAACTTGCCTAAATGAAGCATTTATAGTACAACTAACTGCTCGCCACATGGAAGTGCGTTGCAGCCATGGCATAAAATGCATTATACTGAAGAGAAGAAGTCAAGCCACATGGCTTTGTTATAAGCTTCTTTCACTGTTTTACTTGCCAGACACATGATTTTTACAATAAGGGTTACAACACGGGGTAATCACATGTTAAAGGTGGTTTATGTATTTTAAGGGCATTTCTGTAGTGTTTATTAGCCCTGGGAATTTATACTTTGAAACAAAATGCAGGGTAATGACATCCCAGATGGTGAATAGTCACTTCTGTCTTGCTTTGAAGTTAGATCTAAATGCCAAGTCTTTTGGATTCTCTGAATAGTCTGCCAGTTAATCTT from Penaeus vannamei isolate JL-2024 chromosome 26, ASM4276789v1, whole genome shotgun sequence harbors:
- the cyc gene encoding protein cycle isoform X2; this encodes MFDLGNYDFPEYRSECNSMASFSSGTGSKKRRGSFIDSNDDDGDSLKIPRTAGDWNKRSPNRQNHSEIEKRRRDKMNTYIMELSSIIPVCTSRKLDKLTVLRMAVQHMKMLRGSLNSYTEGHYKPAFLSDDELKNLILQAADGFLFVVGCDRGRILYVSESVYQTLHYTQSELLGTSWFDILHPKDLTKVKEQLSCSDISRRERLVDAKTLLPVKTDVPQGLTRLCPGSRRAFFCRMRCKSAPVMKEEADSSTGCQKKKSKSQNSDKKYSVIHFTGYLKSWAPTKDPLEEDSESDSDSCNLSCLVAVGRVHPPLLASSTRETSRLGRAAPTEPIEFISKHTNDGKFVFIDQKASLLLGWLPQELLGSSMYEYFHQDDIPFLAETHRATLQSTESCSTQVYRFRTKEGSFVRLQSSWRTFKNPWTKEIEYIISKNSVVTSEAGLVESTMANESVSQSYNSFNEFLSSPDTNHLQDASPVGGAGSSNSSSRLVGGGIQAGKIGRQIADEVLDNQRRNDSASNSPVSPFEGILGSGASDRSFAALLRSDLTAHRNNVKNNQLLSSNTSNSSSSDTSRSTQTGSKSHRNAAQSSERRGSFNHNNNHTQPGVNSLPVSNENDLMDVVGSRDIEADGTSDSDEAAMAVIMSLLEADAGLGGPVDFSHLPWPLP
- the cyc gene encoding protein cycle isoform X6; this translates as MFDLGNYDFPEYRSECNSMASFSSGTGSKKRRGSFIDSNDDDGDSLKIPRTAGDWNKRQNHSEIEKRRRDKMNTYIMELSSIIPVCTSRKLDKLTVLRMAVQHMKMLRGSLNSYTEGHYKPAFLSDDELKNLILQAADGFLFVVGCDRGRILYVSESVYQTLHYTQSELLGTSWFDILHPKDLTKVKEQLSCSDISRRERLVDAKTLLPVKTDVPQGLTRLCPGSRRAFFCRMRCKSAPVMKEEADSSTGCQKKKSKSQNSDKKYSVIHFTGYLKSWAPTKDPLEEDSESDSDSCNLSCLVAVGRVHPPLLASSTRETSRLGRAAPTEPIEFISKHTNDGKFVFIDQKASLLLGWLPQELLGSSMYEYFHQDDIPFLAETHRATLQSTESCSTQVYRFRTKEGSFVRLQSSWRTFKNPWTKEIEYIISKNSVVTSEAGLVESTMANESVSQSYNSFNEFLSSPDTNHLQDASPVGGAGSSNSSSRLVGGGIQAGKIGRQIADEVLDNQRRNDSASNSPVSPFEGILGSGASDRSFAALLRSDLTAHRNNVKNNQLLSSNTSNSSSSDTSRSTQTGSKSHRNAAQSSERRGSFNHNNNHTQPVSNENDLMDVVGSRDIEADGTSDSDEAAMAVIMSLLEADAGLGGPVDFSHLPWPLP
- the cyc gene encoding protein cycle isoform X1, which codes for MFDLGNYDFPEYRSECNSMASFSSGTGSKKRRGSFISDSNDDDGDSLKIPRTAGDWNKRSPNRQNHSEIEKRRRDKMNTYIMELSSIIPVCTSRKLDKLTVLRMAVQHMKMLRGSLNSYTEGHYKPAFLSDDELKNLILQAADGFLFVVGCDRGRILYVSESVYQTLHYTQSELLGTSWFDILHPKDLTKVKEQLSCSDISRRERLVDAKTLLPVKTDVPQGLTRLCPGSRRAFFCRMRCKSAPVMKEEADSSTGCQKKKSKSQNSDKKYSVIHFTGYLKSWAPTKDPLEEDSESDSDSCNLSCLVAVGRVHPPLLASSTRETSRLGRAAPTEPIEFISKHTNDGKFVFIDQKASLLLGWLPQELLGSSMYEYFHQDDIPFLAETHRATLQSTESCSTQVYRFRTKEGSFVRLQSSWRTFKNPWTKEIEYIISKNSVVTSEAGLVESTMANESVSQSYNSFNEFLSSPDTNHLQDASPVGGAGSSNSSSRLVGGGIQAGKIGRQIADEVLDNQRRNDSASNSPVSPFEGILGSGASDRSFAALLRSDLTAHRNNVKNNQLLSSNTSNSSSSDTSRSTQTGSKSHRNAAQSSERRGSFNHNNNHTQPGVNSLPVSNENDLMDVVGSRDIEADGTSDSDEAAMAVIMSLLEADAGLGGPVDFSHLPWPLP
- the cyc gene encoding protein cycle isoform X8; the encoded protein is MFDLGNYDFPEYRSECNSMASFSSGTGSKKRRGSFISDSNDDDGDSLKIPRTAGDWNKRSPNRQNHSEIEKRRRDKMNTYIMELSSIIPVCTSRKLDKLTVLRMAVQHMKMLRGSLNSYTEGHYKPAFLSDDELKNLILQAADGFLFVVGCDRGRILYVSESVYQTLHYTQSELLGTSWFDILHPKDLTKVKEQLSCSDISRRERLVDAKTLLPVKTDVPQGLTRLCPGSRRAFFCRMRCKSAPVMKEEADSSTGCQKKKSKSQNSDKKYSVIHFTGYLKSWAPTKDPLEEDSESDSDSCNLSCLVAVGRVHPPLLASSTRETSRLGRAAPTEPIEFISKHTNDGKFVFIDQKASLLLGWLPQELLGSSMYEYFHQDDIPFLAETHRATLQSTESCSTQVYRFRTKEGSFVRLQSSWRTFKNPWTKEIEYIISKNSVVTSEAGLVESTMANESVSQSYNSFNEFLSSPDTNHLQDASPVGGAGSSNSSSRLVGGGIQAGKIGRQIADEVLDNQRRNDSASNSPVSPFEGILGSGASDRSFAALLRSDLTAHRTGSKSHRNAAQSSERRGSFNHNNNHTQPGVNSLPVSNENDLMDVVGSRDIEADGTSDSDEAAMAVIMSLLEADAGLGGPVDFSHLPWPLP
- the cyc gene encoding protein cycle isoform X4, producing the protein MFDLGNYDFPEYRSECNSMASFSSGTGSKKRRGSFIDSNDDDGDSLKIPRTAGDWNKRQNHSEIEKRRRDKMNTYIMELSSIIPVCTSRKLDKLTVLRMAVQHMKMLRGSLNSYTEGHYKPAFLSDDELKNLILQAADGFLFVVGCDRGRILYVSESVYQTLHYTQSELLGTSWFDILHPKDLTKVKEQLSCSDISRRERLVDAKTLLPVKTDVPQGLTRLCPGSRRAFFCRMRCKSAPVMKEEADSSTGCQKKKSKSQNSDKKYSVIHFTGYLKSWAPTKDPLEEDSESDSDSCNLSCLVAVGRVHPPLLASSTRETSRLGRAAPTEPIEFISKHTNDGKFVFIDQKASLLLGWLPQELLGSSMYEYFHQDDIPFLAETHRATLQSTESCSTQVYRFRTKEGSFVRLQSSWRTFKNPWTKEIEYIISKNSVVTSEAGLVESTMANESVSQSYNSFNEFLSSPDTNHLQDASPVGGAGSSNSSSRLVGGGIQAGKIGRQIADEVLDNQRRNDSASNSPVSPFEGILGSGASDRSFAALLRSDLTAHRNNVKNNQLLSSNTSNSSSSDTSRSTQTGSKSHRNAAQSSERRGSFNHNNNHTQPGVNSLPVSNENDLMDVVGSRDIEADGTSDSDEAAMAVIMSLLEADAGLGGPVDFSHLPWPLP
- the cyc gene encoding protein cycle isoform X9 gives rise to the protein MFDLGNYDFPEYRSECNSMASFSSGTGSKKRRGSFISDSNDDDGDSLKIPRTAGDWNKRSPNRQNHSEIEKRRRDKMNTYIMELSSIIPVCTSRKLDKLTVLRMAVQHMKMLRGSLNSYTEGHYKPAFLSDDELKNLILQAADGFLFVVGCDRGRILYVSESVYQTLHYTQSELLGTSWFDILHPKDLTKVKEQLSCSDISRRERLVDAKTLLPVKTDVPQGLTRLCPGSRRAFFCRMRCKSAPVMKEEADSSTGCQKKKSKSQNSDKKYSVIHFTGYLKSWAPTKDPLEEDSESDSDSCNLSCLVAVGRVHPPLLASSTRETSRLGRAAPTEPIEFISKHTNDGKFVFIDQKASLLLGWLPQELLGSSMYEYFHQDDIPFLAETHRATLQSTESCSTQVYRFRTKEGSFVRLQSSWRTFKNPWTKEIEYIISKNSVVTSEAGLVESTMANESVSQSYNSFNEFLSSPDTNHLQDASPVGGAGSSNSSSRLVGGGIQAGKIGRQIADEVLDNQRRNDSASNSPVSPFEGILGSGASDRSFAALLRSDLTAHRTGSKSHRNAAQSSERRGSFNHNNNHTQPVSNENDLMDVVGSRDIEADGTSDSDEAAMAVIMSLLEADAGLGGPVDFSHLPWPLP
- the cyc gene encoding protein cycle isoform X5, whose translation is MFDLGNYDFPEYRSECNSMASFSSGTGSKKRRGSFISDSNDDDGDSLKIPRTAGDWNKRSPNRQNHSEIEKRRRDKMNTYIMELSSIIPVCTSRKLDKLTVLRMAVQHMKMLRGSLNSYTEGHYKPAFLSDDELKNLILQAADGFLFVVGCDRGRILYVSESVYQTLHYTQSELLGTSWFDILHPKDLTKVKEQLSCSDISRRERLVDAKTLLPVKTDVPQGLTRLCPGSRRAFFCRMRCKSAPVMKEEADSSTGCQKKKSKSQNSDKKYSVIHFTGYLKSWAPTKDPLEEDSESDSDSCNLSCLVAVGRVHPPLLASSTRETSRLGRAAPTEPIEFISKHTNDGKFVFIDQKASLLLGWLPQELLGSSMYEYFHQDDIPFLAETHRATLQSTESCSTQVYRFRTKEGSFVRLQSSWRTFKNPWTKEIEYIISKNSVVTSEAGLVESTMANESVSQSYNSFNEFLSSPDTNHLQDASPVGGAGSSNSSSRLVGGGIQAGKIGRQIADEVLDNQRRNDSASNSPVSPFEGILGSGASDRSFAALLRSDLTAHRNNVKNNQLLSSNTSNSSSSDTSRSTQTGSKSHRNAAQSSERRGSFNHNNNHTQPVSNENDLMDVVGSRDIEADGTSDSDEAAMAVIMSLLEADAGLGGPVDFSHLPWPLP